A genomic region of Hydrogenovibrio crunogenus contains the following coding sequences:
- a CDS encoding OmpH family outer membrane protein: MYFLKMPLRQTLTAIAFMTGVSVMSQVQAQPTAPAAAPHGGGMQQMPKMTPEQQSMMMELQKTQQQLQQTQQELQKIQQQVYKESPELQKQRDALQSKVSEKMSHGGYDADKELKKMNALVDKYQNSNEKPSQAEIQEFQASQQEFQSRQQKVFQDPEIRKMAENLQQNVKAKIQATGPKGKSLIVRLENQMKKLQQLRQKAMAMMRSK; encoded by the coding sequence ATGTATTTTCTGAAAATGCCGCTTCGTCAAACTTTAACGGCCATTGCCTTTATGACAGGCGTTTCTGTCATGTCTCAAGTTCAAGCTCAGCCGACAGCACCGGCAGCTGCTCCGCACGGTGGTGGCATGCAACAAATGCCAAAAATGACGCCGGAGCAACAATCCATGATGATGGAACTGCAAAAAACGCAGCAGCAATTGCAACAAACCCAACAAGAATTACAAAAAATTCAACAGCAGGTTTATAAAGAATCTCCAGAACTTCAAAAACAACGAGATGCATTGCAATCTAAAGTTTCTGAAAAAATGTCACACGGCGGATATGACGCGGATAAAGAATTGAAGAAAATGAATGCGTTGGTTGATAAATATCAGAACAGCAATGAGAAACCCTCGCAAGCCGAAATTCAAGAGTTTCAAGCCAGTCAGCAAGAATTTCAGTCTCGCCAGCAAAAGGTTTTTCAAGACCCTGAGATTCGTAAAATGGCAGAGAATCTGCAACAGAATGTGAAAGCGAAAATTCAGGCAACGGGTCCGAAAGGAAAATCTTTGATTGTTCGTTTAGAAAATCAAATGAAAAAACTTCAACAGTTGCGTCAAAAAGCCATGGCGATGATGCGCAGCAAATAA
- a CDS encoding copper-translocating P-type ATPase, giving the protein MNHHTQHQSHAHHNHDQHQGHSPGMFRDKFWVSFWLSLPVIFWSPHIQTLLGYQAPQFPGSEWVAPALSTFIFVYGGMVFLKGAWHELKAKLPGMMTLISLAILVAFIFSWVVQLEIIKAQSLWWELATLIVIMLLGHWIEMRSIHQAQGALHQLAKLLPDTALKIDDSGEHELPVSELKKGDIILVKPGDRVPVDGVIRKGQSDLNESMITGESRSVKKQTGDEIIAGTVNGSGSLRVKVTGTGDDTKLSGIMRFVAEAQKSKSRAQHLADRAAQWLTAVAIASGVLTLIVWQFIGASIDFSIIRVVTVLVIACPHALGLAIPLVVAISTTLGAQNGLLIRDRRGLEEARKIDTVIFDKTGTLTLGEFRVVKTGLADNVLEDDMLSIAASIESESEHPIAKGIVKTAQEKNLSLVDVEDFHALTGKGVSATISGANYKMGGASLLKAENIQFPDALLKTAKNAADNGQTAIYLIKDLHALAVFIIADAIRKESQAAVDALHKHGIEVAMLTGDDSAVANAVAESLGIDTVFSEVLPEDKANKVQTLQQKGKKVAMVGDGVNDAPALATADVGIAIGAGTDVAVEAGHIVLVRSDPRDIPKIISLSRATYQKMVQNLWWAAGYNIFAIPLAAGALISWGILLSPAVGAVLMSLSTLIVALNAQLLRRVKI; this is encoded by the coding sequence ATGAACCATCACACACAGCATCAATCGCACGCGCATCATAATCACGATCAGCACCAAGGCCACTCACCGGGCATGTTTCGAGATAAATTCTGGGTTTCTTTTTGGCTCTCTTTGCCCGTCATATTTTGGTCGCCCCACATTCAAACCCTTTTAGGCTACCAAGCACCGCAATTTCCGGGTTCAGAATGGGTGGCTCCTGCCCTATCTACTTTCATTTTCGTCTATGGCGGCATGGTGTTCTTAAAAGGTGCTTGGCACGAGCTCAAAGCAAAATTACCGGGTATGATGACGCTCATCTCACTTGCGATCCTCGTGGCTTTTATTTTTTCTTGGGTGGTGCAACTGGAAATCATTAAAGCACAGTCGCTTTGGTGGGAGCTGGCCACTTTAATTGTCATTATGCTGTTGGGTCACTGGATTGAAATGCGTTCGATTCACCAAGCACAAGGTGCACTGCATCAGCTGGCCAAATTGCTGCCCGACACAGCGCTGAAAATTGACGACTCCGGCGAACATGAACTCCCGGTAAGTGAATTAAAAAAAGGCGATATTATCCTGGTCAAACCAGGTGACCGAGTGCCGGTTGATGGGGTCATTCGTAAAGGGCAAAGCGATCTGAATGAATCGATGATTACCGGAGAATCCCGTTCAGTTAAAAAACAAACAGGGGACGAAATTATCGCCGGAACCGTTAACGGCTCCGGTTCACTGAGAGTAAAAGTCACCGGAACCGGAGACGACACCAAACTCAGCGGTATCATGCGTTTTGTGGCCGAGGCTCAAAAATCAAAATCTCGTGCACAACATTTGGCAGACCGTGCCGCACAATGGTTGACAGCAGTCGCCATCGCCAGTGGGGTATTAACTTTGATTGTCTGGCAATTTATCGGTGCATCAATCGACTTCTCTATCATTCGGGTCGTGACAGTGTTAGTGATCGCATGCCCTCATGCATTGGGCTTGGCAATTCCTCTTGTGGTTGCTATCTCAACGACCTTAGGTGCGCAAAATGGCTTGTTAATTCGGGACAGACGAGGATTGGAAGAAGCTCGAAAAATAGACACTGTCATCTTTGACAAAACGGGAACACTCACACTTGGTGAATTCCGTGTTGTCAAAACCGGATTAGCCGACAACGTATTAGAAGATGACATGCTCAGCATTGCCGCCAGCATCGAATCTGAATCCGAACACCCTATTGCAAAAGGCATCGTAAAAACCGCTCAGGAAAAAAACCTCTCTCTTGTTGATGTTGAAGATTTCCACGCATTAACAGGCAAAGGTGTGAGTGCAACCATTTCAGGCGCAAATTATAAAATGGGAGGCGCATCCTTGCTAAAAGCGGAAAATATTCAGTTTCCAGATGCCTTGCTCAAGACGGCTAAAAATGCCGCCGATAATGGTCAAACAGCCATTTATCTCATTAAAGATCTTCATGCATTGGCTGTTTTCATTATTGCCGATGCCATTCGAAAAGAAAGCCAAGCAGCTGTAGATGCGCTACACAAACATGGCATTGAAGTGGCCATGTTAACAGGAGATGATTCGGCAGTGGCTAATGCAGTGGCGGAATCTCTTGGCATCGACACTGTCTTTTCAGAAGTCTTACCCGAAGATAAGGCCAACAAGGTACAAACCTTACAGCAAAAAGGAAAAAAAGTGGCTATGGTCGGTGATGGTGTGAACGATGCCCCCGCATTGGCCACAGCCGATGTGGGAATCGCCATTGGTGCAGGGACCGATGTCGCGGTTGAAGCAGGTCATATTGTTTTAGTTCGCTCAGATCCACGCGATATTCCTAAAATCATCTCATTGTCACGAGCCACCTACCAAAAAATGGTTCAAAATCTCTGGTGGGCTGCGGGTTACAATATCTTTGCGATTCCACTTGCCGCAGGCGCTCTCATTTCTTGGGGGATTCTGCTTTCACCAGCTGTTGGCGCGGTTCTAATGTCATTAAGCACGCTGATTGTTGCTTTAAATGCACAGTTATTGCGACGGGTTAAAATTTAA
- a CDS encoding pseudouridine synthase, protein MKQNIMATDFSSMRLNKLISQAGLGSKKQADAWIMQNRVTVNGQVASVGQKVNQQDQVLLDDRPVDWSPEVLLMAYHKPVGVVCTHDISVANNLVVTTGLTRHFSAMGRLDKASEGLMILTNQGDLTNRILQPGFAHEKEYWVEVDQPLTDYFLTNMQQGVEIMGQITQPCEIEATGEYCFKIVLTQGLNKQIRRMCKALGYRVLHLQRIRIAQVWLDDLPVNTLRELNDMEKLALQQLLPS, encoded by the coding sequence ATGAAACAAAATATTATGGCGACAGATTTCAGTAGCATGCGACTCAATAAGCTCATCAGTCAAGCAGGACTGGGTTCCAAAAAACAAGCGGATGCTTGGATTATGCAAAACCGAGTGACGGTTAATGGGCAGGTCGCCAGCGTCGGACAGAAAGTCAATCAGCAAGATCAGGTTTTGCTGGATGATCGCCCGGTTGATTGGTCTCCAGAGGTGCTTTTAATGGCTTACCATAAACCGGTTGGTGTGGTTTGTACCCATGACATATCGGTGGCTAATAATTTAGTGGTGACGACAGGGCTTACACGGCATTTTTCCGCAATGGGACGTTTAGACAAAGCCTCTGAAGGTTTGATGATTCTGACCAACCAAGGGGATTTGACGAATCGAATTTTACAGCCGGGATTTGCCCATGAAAAAGAATATTGGGTTGAGGTTGATCAGCCATTGACAGACTACTTTTTAACTAACATGCAGCAAGGGGTTGAGATTATGGGACAGATCACTCAACCTTGTGAGATTGAAGCCACCGGAGAATACTGTTTCAAGATTGTGCTTACGCAAGGCCTGAACAAACAAATACGCCGAATGTGTAAAGCATTGGGGTATCGAGTGTTGCATTTGCAACGCATTCGCATAGCTCAGGTTTGGCTGGATGATTTGCCCGTGAATACGCTCAGAGAGTTGAATGACATGGAAAAACTGGCTTTACAACAACTGCTTCCATCTTAG
- a CDS encoding SDR family NAD(P)-dependent oxidoreductase encodes MKTALITGGNKGIGLETTRYFLEHEYEVIVLARDFSTFPLADHTGITMVEYDLSNIKGIPDLIAELDPIDVLINNAGIMYSLPYNDYPEEKVHHLMTLNLEAPVRLMQEIGEQMAKSGGGRIVNNASIAGQIGHPDVWYGMSKAALINATKSFSKIFGPAGVLINAVAPSPAETDMLEVIPEARREAFKQNVITGRFATAKEVAETIGWLGTASPEYINGVCIDINNGAFPR; translated from the coding sequence ATGAAAACAGCATTAATTACCGGTGGAAATAAAGGCATAGGGCTTGAAACCACTCGTTATTTTCTAGAACACGAGTATGAAGTCATTGTTTTGGCGCGCGATTTTTCAACCTTTCCATTAGCCGATCACACCGGCATCACAATGGTGGAATATGACTTGTCGAATATCAAAGGAATTCCCGATCTGATCGCAGAGCTCGACCCAATCGATGTGCTCATCAATAACGCCGGAATTATGTACTCTCTTCCATACAATGACTACCCCGAAGAAAAAGTTCACCATTTAATGACCTTGAATTTGGAAGCCCCTGTCAGGCTCATGCAAGAAATCGGAGAACAAATGGCCAAATCAGGTGGTGGTCGTATTGTTAATAATGCTTCTATTGCTGGCCAAATCGGCCATCCCGATGTGTGGTATGGTATGAGCAAGGCCGCTTTGATTAACGCAACCAAAAGTTTTTCAAAAATTTTCGGTCCTGCTGGGGTGTTAATTAATGCCGTGGCACCCAGCCCGGCCGAGACAGATATGCTGGAAGTCATTCCAGAAGCTCGTCGCGAGGCTTTTAAACAAAATGTCATTACTGGCCGTTTCGCCACGGCAAAAGAAGTGGCGGAAACCATTGGCTGGTTGGGAACGGCCTCACCAGAATATATCAATGGTGTCTGCATCGATATCAACAATGGTGCTTTCCCACGATAA
- a CDS encoding NfeD family protein, translating into MNHVVKLNTGMVLLILLGVFLLSAPAFSAERTDTVHPPVVQLTIQDAIGPATVDYIERSLEKAAQQHAELVMIQLDTPGGLSSAMRSIIQAIARSPVPVATFVAPSGARAASAGTYILYASHIAAMAPGTNLGAATPVKIGGISLPNPSENSPDKPSKTDSEDASKRKAMNDAVAYIQGLAQLHGRNSKWAEKAVREAASLPASEALNLGVVDLMADNLRDLLQQVDGKAVTLNGQTIVLDTAGAPVVELAPDWRSELLSVITNPNIAYILLLIGVYGLIFEFLNPGGIVPGTIGAIALVLALYAFQLLPINYAGMALILLGVGLMIGEAFEPSFGILGIGGTVAFVFGSIILMDTDAPGYGIDLSVIITFAVISALILIAVVHLALKSYRQPIVSGVQELVGGEARVVDDFDHQGHVIIHGEHWQAMSQTPLKKNQKVKVTGLKNLTLTVEPVESTTEEKAYDGL; encoded by the coding sequence ATGAACCACGTTGTAAAGCTCAATACAGGGATGGTCTTGCTGATATTGTTGGGTGTTTTTTTGTTAAGCGCTCCGGCATTCAGTGCTGAAAGAACCGATACGGTTCATCCACCCGTTGTCCAGTTGACGATTCAGGATGCGATTGGTCCGGCGACAGTGGATTATATTGAGCGGTCTTTAGAAAAAGCCGCCCAACAGCATGCGGAACTGGTGATGATTCAATTGGATACACCAGGGGGACTCAGTTCCGCAATGCGGAGCATCATTCAAGCGATCGCCCGTTCTCCTGTACCGGTGGCCACTTTTGTCGCACCTTCCGGTGCCCGTGCCGCCAGTGCAGGCACTTACATTCTTTATGCCAGCCACATCGCCGCAATGGCTCCCGGCACGAACCTCGGCGCCGCCACCCCTGTCAAAATAGGGGGCATTTCCTTACCAAACCCTTCTGAAAATTCTCCAGATAAACCTAGTAAAACTGACTCCGAAGATGCCAGTAAGCGTAAAGCGATGAATGATGCAGTAGCTTATATTCAGGGGCTTGCACAATTACATGGCCGAAATTCGAAGTGGGCTGAAAAAGCAGTCAGGGAAGCGGCCAGCTTGCCGGCAAGCGAAGCATTGAATCTGGGTGTGGTTGATTTGATGGCCGATAACCTGCGTGATTTGTTGCAACAAGTCGATGGCAAGGCAGTGACATTAAACGGGCAGACGATTGTCTTAGACACAGCAGGTGCGCCTGTTGTTGAGTTGGCACCGGATTGGCGCAGTGAATTACTGAGCGTGATTACCAATCCCAATATTGCGTATATCTTATTGTTGATTGGGGTCTATGGATTGATTTTTGAGTTTCTTAATCCAGGTGGCATTGTTCCTGGCACCATCGGTGCGATTGCATTGGTGTTGGCACTATATGCTTTCCAACTCTTGCCGATTAATTATGCCGGCATGGCATTGATCCTTTTAGGGGTCGGGTTGATGATTGGTGAAGCCTTTGAACCCAGCTTCGGCATTTTAGGTATTGGGGGAACGGTAGCCTTTGTGTTCGGCTCTATTATTTTGATGGATACCGATGCGCCAGGATATGGCATCGATCTTTCGGTCATTATCACATTTGCCGTCATCAGTGCGTTGATATTGATTGCGGTTGTTCATTTAGCGCTTAAATCCTATCGTCAGCCGATTGTCAGCGGCGTTCAAGAACTGGTTGGGGGCGAAGCCAGAGTGGTGGATGATTTTGATCACCAAGGTCACGTGATTATTCATGGTGAGCATTGGCAAGCCATGAGCCAAACACCGTTGAAAAAGAATCAGAAGGTTAAAGTGACTGGACTGAAAAATTTGACGTTAACGGTGGAACCGGTTGAATCGACAACAGAGGAGAAAGCTTATGACGGGCTATAG
- a CDS encoding slipin family protein — protein sequence MTGYSVYIVLAVVLLFFISAIRILREYERGVIFMLGRFWKVKGPGFILVIPIIQQMEKVDLRTIVMDVPSQDVISRDNVSVHVNAVVYFRVIEPDKAIIQVEHFNEAISQLAQTTLRSVLGQHELDEMLSERDRLNADIQTVLDQQTDAWGVKVSNVEIKHVDLDESMIRAIAKQAEAERTRRAKVIHAEGEMQASQKLLEAAQILAEQPQALQLRYLQTLTEIANDRSNTIVFPLELIESLFNKAK from the coding sequence ATGACGGGCTATAGTGTGTACATTGTACTTGCAGTGGTGTTGCTGTTTTTTATCAGCGCCATTCGTATCTTGCGCGAATATGAAAGAGGCGTTATCTTCATGTTAGGGCGTTTCTGGAAGGTGAAAGGGCCGGGGTTTATTCTGGTTATTCCCATTATTCAGCAAATGGAAAAAGTCGATTTGCGAACCATTGTGATGGATGTGCCCAGTCAGGATGTGATTTCACGAGATAATGTGTCGGTGCATGTCAATGCGGTAGTCTATTTCCGTGTCATCGAACCGGATAAGGCGATTATTCAGGTCGAACATTTTAATGAAGCCATCAGCCAGTTGGCGCAAACGACTTTGAGATCGGTGCTTGGGCAACATGAATTGGATGAAATGCTCTCGGAACGTGACCGGCTGAATGCGGACATTCAAACCGTGTTGGATCAACAAACTGATGCCTGGGGGGTGAAGGTCAGTAATGTGGAGATCAAACATGTCGACTTGGATGAAAGTATGATTCGAGCGATTGCCAAACAAGCGGAGGCTGAAAGAACGCGTCGTGCCAAAGTCATTCACGCAGAAGGGGAGATGCAAGCGTCGCAAAAATTATTGGAAGCCGCTCAGATTTTGGCAGAACAACCACAGGCCTTGCAGCTTCGCTACCTGCAAACGCTCACGGAAATTGCCAATGATCGATCCAACACCATTGTCTTTCCGTTGGAGTTGATAGAGTCTTTGTTTAATAAAGCCAAATAA
- the dbpA gene encoding ATP-dependent RNA helicase DbpA translates to MSTSSSTSSPLAFSTLDLHPDLLSNLKTLDYHFLTDIQAQSLPPILDGKDVIAQGKTGSGKTAAFGLGVLQKLDVKNFNVQALVLCPTRELADQVANEIRRLARQLQNIKVLTLCGGMPMGPQISSLQQGAHIVVGTPGRIEDHLKKARLTLDQVKVLVLDEADRMLEMGFQPSLDTIIEQLPQQRQTLLFSATFPQQIEQISQRIMRQPIRVEVASKHDDSTITQHFYHVDSTEQRLQALRLVLLQVKPESGVVFCNTKKDVQMVADMLRDAGFSALALHGDLEQRDRDQTLIQFANKSISILVATDVAARGLDIEALDAVVNFHLAHDPEVHVHRIGRTGRAGSQGAAYSFISDKESYKVATLAEYLNQDIQAEPLPDANLLNQPPLQARMVTLLIDGGKKNKLRPGDILGALTANDVLNAGQVGKIKITDKKSYVAVTRSVFKQALKQLGAGKLKGRTFRVHKLTR, encoded by the coding sequence TTGAGTACCTCATCATCCACTTCTAGCCCTTTAGCTTTTTCAACTCTTGATCTTCATCCTGATCTTTTAAGCAATCTGAAAACCTTAGATTATCATTTTTTAACCGACATTCAGGCACAGAGCTTACCGCCTATTTTGGATGGCAAAGATGTGATTGCTCAAGGCAAAACAGGCTCGGGAAAAACAGCCGCGTTTGGCTTGGGCGTGCTGCAAAAATTAGACGTGAAAAATTTTAACGTACAAGCGTTAGTACTGTGTCCAACTCGTGAACTGGCGGATCAAGTGGCAAACGAAATTCGTCGATTGGCGCGCCAATTACAAAACATTAAAGTGCTCACATTATGCGGTGGCATGCCAATGGGGCCACAAATCAGTTCTTTACAGCAAGGTGCGCATATTGTTGTGGGCACACCCGGACGGATTGAAGACCATCTCAAAAAAGCACGGTTAACGTTGGATCAAGTCAAAGTGCTGGTATTGGATGAAGCCGATCGTATGCTAGAAATGGGCTTTCAACCATCTTTGGATACGATTATCGAGCAGTTGCCCCAGCAGCGACAAACCTTATTATTTAGCGCGACCTTTCCACAACAAATTGAACAGATCAGTCAACGCATTATGCGTCAACCAATTCGTGTGGAAGTGGCATCCAAGCATGATGACAGCACCATTACCCAACATTTTTATCACGTCGACAGCACGGAACAACGCTTACAGGCGTTACGACTGGTGCTGCTACAAGTTAAGCCCGAATCTGGTGTGGTATTTTGCAATACCAAAAAAGACGTTCAGATGGTGGCCGATATGTTACGCGATGCAGGATTCAGTGCTTTGGCATTGCATGGCGATTTGGAACAGAGAGACCGAGATCAAACCTTAATTCAGTTTGCGAACAAAAGTATTTCGATTTTAGTCGCAACGGATGTCGCGGCTCGCGGCTTGGACATTGAGGCGCTGGACGCGGTCGTCAACTTTCACTTAGCCCATGATCCGGAAGTGCACGTCCACCGTATTGGTCGAACAGGACGCGCCGGCAGTCAGGGGGCCGCATACAGTTTTATTAGCGACAAAGAAAGTTATAAAGTCGCCACACTGGCTGAATACCTGAATCAGGACATTCAAGCTGAACCGTTACCGGATGCCAACCTACTGAACCAACCGCCGCTTCAAGCGAGGATGGTGACTTTATTGATTGATGGCGGTAAGAAAAACAAGCTTCGTCCCGGGGATATTTTAGGGGCATTAACGGCCAATGACGTTCTGAATGCCGGACAAGTGGGTAAAATCAAAATTACCGACAAAAAATCGTATGTTGCCGTCACTCGATCGGTATTCAAACAAGCCCTCAAACAACTGGGTGCAGGCAAGCTGAAGGGACGAACCTTTCGAGTGCATAAACTCACCCGCTAA
- a CDS encoding DUF302 domain-containing protein yields MKSLRFILITIFMIISAPAWSADGLISIKSPYSVNQTMQKLETAVKENGLKVFIKVNHTAGAKSVGQTLRPTSVLIFGNPKGGTPFMRCAQTIGIDMPLKALVWKDQKANVWLSYNDPAYIAKRHQTENCPAVEKISTVLNRISRTATSR; encoded by the coding sequence ATGAAAAGTTTACGTTTTATTTTAATAACGATTTTTATGATAATCTCTGCCCCAGCATGGTCCGCCGACGGATTAATCTCCATTAAAAGTCCGTATTCAGTTAATCAAACCATGCAAAAACTGGAAACCGCTGTCAAAGAAAACGGCTTAAAGGTTTTTATCAAAGTCAATCACACCGCGGGCGCCAAATCCGTTGGGCAAACATTACGCCCCACATCGGTATTGATATTTGGCAATCCCAAAGGCGGCACACCTTTTATGCGCTGCGCACAAACTATTGGCATAGATATGCCTTTAAAAGCTTTGGTTTGGAAAGACCAAAAGGCAAACGTTTGGTTAAGTTATAACGATCCCGCTTATATTGCGAAACGCCACCAGACAGAAAACTGCCCTGCAGTAGAAAAAATATCAACGGTATTAAATCGTATCAGCCGAACTGCTACCTCAAGATAG